The genome window CGGCCACGCACACGCACGCACGCACCAGGCCGACCGGCCAGAACTACTTTTTATCGCTCGGTATCTTTGCCGAGAACAGCGCCGGCCTAAAACGGTAATGTGTGGCATGCGTGCGTCTCCGCGGGCGTCTTCGGCGCTGTCTTATATCGGGCACTTGCAGGGAGCCGAGCGAAAGAGGGGAAGAACACAGAACGCCCGGCCCTCCCGTCGCAGTGATGATGTCAATGCGTTTTTTCGGGTTCTAAAACTTTCGCTTTCCACACGCCTCTGTCGGACGGTGTGGCGTGCGGGTAACGTGGGACGTCGCGCATTTTGTACAATTTATCTGATTAGGTCATGGCTGCTCGTCACGCTGCAGCTGCCACACACGGGCTTGTATCGATTAAAGGGTACCTCTTacacaaaatatatacagCACATGCATGCAGGAACGCTATCTAGGTGTTACGTATCGGCTGGCTCACACTCTCGTCTCCACCATGCAAACAACCGCAGGTGCAGACGAGAAGGGAAGTTCCCCCAAAGGGGGAACTTCCCTCTAAGGGTGAATGGATGGGGTTGGCGGTTATTGCAACTCATGGCAACTGTGTATTGTGTGGTAGGTGGACAGTTTCTCGGCGGGGATCGGTTGGTTTCCCTCCCTGATAACTAATCTTGTTGAGAGTCCAGCTTCGTTGGCAGCGTCGATCTCTAATGTGTTATCACTGAGAAACAAGAATGTCGATTCCCTGTTGTTTGTGCTCTCGATGCTATTGATGTCGCTCACAATATTGCGATACGACTGCGGGTCGATTTTTCTGCCTGAGGTGGTAATGTCATAATAACCAAGAATGTGTGGTGTCAGATCCACTGTCCCGGTGTCCGCGTCCTTGACAAAGCGGAACAACAGTTTTTGGGCCTTAACGGAGCCGCTAGAGTAGATGTATATCTTGTTGCGCGGGTCTTTGATGAAGCCAATGGCGTCCGGGTACACCGGCGCTTTGATGTCGCCGCTGTGGTACCCACGCGACCACACGTAGCCTTGCAACTCTTTCAATACAGGGTCCTTCACATCGGCTTCGACTAGTCGACGGATGTGCACCAGCAATGCGGTGCTGTCGGTGATCCCGAACTTGGCTACAATCCCCTGGATTGTAGCGTCTTGTTTGTGTACATTCAAAATAACATCAGCAAGTTGTTCAAGGAAATAAGGGAATAACTCAGACTTCACAAACGAGATGGGACAGACAGTGCCTTCAATATCCAGAATGTAACGTCTAGATTCAGTCATCGTGGCTCAACGCTCTCGTGCTTCGGAACCCAAACAGCCTAGCACCCACTCGCTCACGCAAACACATCTCTTTATACTCCCACTAATAACACATTTTTGCTTTTCCAGACCGCACCTCATCGCAGGATCTCGCAAAATCTGCAACAGCAACAAGTAACCCGGACAACACGCCGTTCCCTAGCCTGGTCTCGTCACCCGGACACGCACTGTCCTTTTTTGAGTTATAATTTAAGCGACACGCAGCACCTTCGGGAATGGTGATAGCTGGATATTTCGGATATTACAGATTTTCCTGCGTCTGGCTCCATTGTCCAATAGAAATGGACTATTCCTCTCCGCCACTCACTTAATGCATCTTTTCGTTTCTGTCTGTCTCTTTTCGGTGCATGAGCAGCAGCAATTCGTGAAATTTGATTGGGGGCTCTCGCACTATGTCACATATATCTTCGATTTGTGTATGATGGATGGGCTGTATAAGCAACAGAGCCAGAGAGAGCTGATGCGTTTTTTTGATGGTTTACTTCAATCTTCTAATAACTCTTGATACCTGCCATAATATCACCCGCTTCTTCAGTTCCTAGTGGTGGTAATGTAGCGCACATACAGTACTCTCTCTATTGACGTTTGTGCCAATACGTTTCACGTTGCGTCG of Tetrapisispora phaffii CBS 4417 chromosome 6, complete genome contains these proteins:
- the UTR4 gene encoding putative acireductone synthase UTR4 (similar to Saccharomyces cerevisiae UTR4 (YEL038W); ancestral locus Anc_1.481) — translated: MTESRRYILDIEGTVCPISFVKSELFPYFLEQLADVILNVHKQDATIQGIVAKFGITDSTALLVHIRRLVEADVKDPVLKELQGYVWSRGYHSGDIKAPVYPDAIGFIKDPRNKIYIYSSGSVKAQKLLFRFVKDADTGTVDLTPHILGYYDITTSGRKIDPQSYRNIVSDINSIESTNNRESTFLFLSDNTLEIDAANEAGLSTRLVIREGNQPIPAEKLSTYHTIHSCHELQ